The Aureitalea marina genome includes a window with the following:
- a CDS encoding M14 family zinc carboxypeptidase, with protein MNSKDQIRQRYHSVLEPTLSGRYLPLASLDPLLEKHKDWVDIQQLGTSVSGRSIHGMKIGRGKRVILGWSQMHGNESTTTRACFDLLAYLKRFRDEDVLVSHFLSEFTFCLIPVLNPDGAEAYTRENYNSVDLNRDAVDLSQPESQVLRSWFDELEPELCLNLHGQRSIYGMDDGNPSIISFLAPAADQNKSRTAARLQAMDKIGQMAGVLNRLHPGCIGLYDDGFNPNCVGDTFQAIGIPTILFEAGHFPGDYNRDGSRELIFLALMQLFGLLPSTFPSSVVNYDDLPRHSQNFRDLILRNVGSKSGGLVDMALQLEEELVDGRIRFVKQLDQMGELSGLFGHFEVDLKGESILINSHENVFVGDKVLTIHRQSDNKLMIFLQIP; from the coding sequence ATGAACAGTAAGGATCAAATCCGCCAGCGCTATCACAGCGTTTTAGAACCCACTTTATCTGGACGATATTTACCTCTTGCTAGCCTTGATCCACTCCTCGAAAAACACAAGGATTGGGTTGACATCCAGCAGCTCGGAACCTCGGTGTCAGGTCGCTCCATCCATGGCATGAAGATCGGGAGAGGAAAGCGTGTTATTTTGGGTTGGTCCCAGATGCACGGAAATGAATCGACCACAACACGGGCTTGTTTCGATCTGCTTGCTTATCTAAAACGCTTCCGGGATGAGGATGTACTGGTTAGTCATTTCCTCTCAGAGTTTACTTTTTGCCTTATTCCAGTGCTCAATCCGGATGGGGCAGAGGCATATACCCGTGAGAATTACAATTCCGTCGATCTAAACAGGGATGCCGTAGACTTGAGTCAACCGGAAAGTCAGGTGTTAAGGAGTTGGTTTGATGAGTTAGAGCCTGAGCTCTGCCTGAATTTACACGGGCAAAGGAGTATTTACGGCATGGATGACGGAAACCCTTCTATCATATCGTTTTTGGCCCCTGCTGCGGATCAAAACAAGAGTAGGACAGCTGCCAGGCTGCAGGCCATGGATAAGATCGGGCAGATGGCGGGCGTCCTGAATAGGTTACATCCTGGATGCATTGGGCTCTATGATGATGGTTTCAATCCTAACTGTGTTGGAGATACCTTCCAGGCCATAGGAATACCAACTATACTATTTGAAGCCGGGCACTTTCCCGGGGATTACAACCGGGATGGGAGCAGAGAGCTCATCTTTCTCGCTTTGATGCAGCTGTTCGGTCTCTTGCCATCAACATTTCCCTCTTCAGTAGTCAACTATGATGATCTTCCAAGGCATAGTCAGAATTTTCGAGATCTCATCCTTAGAAATGTAGGTAGTAAAAGTGGTGGACTTGTTGATATGGCATTACAATTAGAGGAAGAACTGGTGGATGGCCGTATTCGCTTTGTCAAACAGCTCGATCAGATGGGTGAGTTAAGTGGGTTATTTGGTCATTTTGAGGTGGATTTGAAGGGCGAGTCTATTTTGATAAATTCTCACGAAAACGTTTTCGTAGGTGATAAAGTGTTAACAATTCACCGTCAATCTGACAATAAATTGATGATTTTTTTACAAATACCTTAG
- a CDS encoding Lrp/AsnC family transcriptional regulator, with translation MAKFKLDETDHHILDMLIENTRTPFTDIAKRLGISAGTVHVRVKKMEEAGIITGSSLMLDYKKLGYSFIAYVGIFLQKTSQTQFVLERINAIPFITVAHVTTGKFNIFCKVRARDTSHAKEIIYMIDDIDGVTRTETMISLEESINDKKRLMHSIFQEI, from the coding sequence ATGGCCAAGTTTAAATTAGACGAGACCGATCATCACATTCTGGACATGTTGATCGAGAATACCAGAACCCCTTTTACGGATATTGCTAAAAGACTTGGCATTTCTGCCGGAACAGTACACGTCAGGGTGAAGAAGATGGAAGAGGCAGGGATCATTACCGGGTCCTCTTTAATGCTGGATTATAAAAAATTGGGCTATTCCTTTATCGCCTATGTTGGGATATTTCTACAAAAGACATCCCAAACCCAGTTCGTACTGGAGCGGATCAACGCGATCCCCTTTATTACTGTTGCCCATGTAACCACGGGTAAATTCAATATTTTCTGTAAGGTCAGGGCAAGAGATACGAGCCACGCCAAGGAGATCATCTATATGATAGACGATATAGACGGGGTTACCAGGACGGAGACCATGATCTCGCTTGAAGAGAGCATCAATGACAAAAAACGTCTGATGCACTCCATTTTCCAGGAAATCTAA
- a CDS encoding TerC family protein, which produces MFDILATPDALMALLTLTFLEIVLGIDNIIFISLASSKLPAKQQKKATNIGLLMAMLIRVALLFGITWLTAMEEPFWYIDLSWITGGISGQSLILFAGGLFLLYKSTTEIHEKVENKGHDQQQVEKKRSTSLFQAIVQITLINIVFSFDSILTAVGMTNGIGESPTDALVIMVIAVVVSVIIMMVFAHPVGRFVNQHPTVQLLGMAFLILIGFMLIAESAHLAHLVVFGNEVGAIPKGYLYFTISFSLFIEFINMRYRKNKNGAEPQPQAAEIVEKQAG; this is translated from the coding sequence ATGTTTGATATTTTAGCCACTCCTGATGCCTTAATGGCCTTGCTGACCCTAACTTTCCTGGAGATCGTCCTGGGTATTGACAACATCATCTTTATTTCCCTGGCAAGCAGCAAGCTTCCCGCCAAGCAGCAAAAGAAAGCGACCAACATAGGATTGTTAATGGCCATGCTGATCCGGGTGGCCCTTTTATTTGGTATAACCTGGCTAACAGCCATGGAAGAGCCCTTTTGGTATATTGACCTATCCTGGATCACCGGAGGTATTAGCGGGCAGAGCCTGATCCTATTCGCAGGTGGACTTTTTCTGCTGTATAAGAGTACCACTGAAATTCATGAAAAGGTAGAAAACAAGGGCCATGACCAGCAGCAGGTTGAAAAAAAGCGATCGACCTCCCTTTTCCAAGCTATCGTGCAAATTACCTTGATAAACATCGTATTTTCCTTTGATTCCATCCTGACCGCTGTAGGTATGACTAACGGGATAGGAGAATCTCCTACAGACGCTCTGGTCATTATGGTAATCGCAGTGGTGGTGTCTGTGATCATCATGATGGTCTTTGCCCATCCCGTTGGCCGATTCGTCAACCAACATCCAACAGTACAGCTTCTGGGAATGGCTTTCTTGATCCTGATCGGATTCATGCTTATCGCTGAGTCTGCTCACCTGGCGCATTTGGTGGTCTTCGGGAACGAAGTAGGCGCCATTCCTAAGGGATATCTCTACTTTACTATTTCTTTCTCTCTGTTCATTGAATTTATCAATATGCGCTACCGCAAGAATAAGAACGGAGCTGAACCTCAGCCTCAGGCGGCGGAAATAGTGGAAAAACAGGCCGGTTAG
- a CDS encoding helix-turn-helix domain-containing protein — protein MVNSQDFAKRLHIILDYYQLSATSLADKLEVNRSTISHLLSGRNKPSLDFVMKLLSHFPEVDLYWLMNGTGKFPAEKNEAIRSTDSISMDMTPTESEGNKYHQKKEGLISDSQIERIVIFFKDGSFKAYDRD, from the coding sequence ATGGTCAACAGCCAGGATTTTGCCAAACGACTCCATATAATACTGGATTATTACCAGTTATCCGCCACCTCTTTGGCCGATAAATTGGAGGTAAATCGCTCTACCATTTCCCACCTGCTTTCAGGTAGAAATAAACCCAGTTTGGATTTTGTGATGAAACTCCTCTCCCACTTCCCCGAGGTAGACTTGTATTGGTTGATGAACGGGACCGGAAAATTTCCTGCTGAAAAAAATGAAGCTATCAGGTCTACCGATTCTATTTCCATGGATATGACCCCAACAGAATCCGAAGGAAACAAGTACCATCAAAAAAAAGAAGGACTGATCTCAGACTCCCAGATCGAGCGGATCGTCATCTTTTTCAAGGACGGCAGCTTTAAAGCCTACGATAGGGATTAA
- a CDS encoding pyridoxal phosphate-dependent decarboxylase family protein, with the protein MARTLELFQQLANLMLQKEDQYAVAPYLPASELYDQLDLNLSEEPMADADYQESLSRLLEYTPKTATPGFFNQLFGGRNPDAVLGDLLAVMLNNSMYTYKAAGPQVGVEKVIINTLNRVIGWGQGGGTFGPGGSMTNLMGMIMARDSRNPSVPFDGIKNKMTVYTSAESHYSVPKNAAFCGIGREQVRYISCDEQGRIQPKALKDQIEKDINAGYLPVLVNLTAGTTVLGSFDPIEEVAQTCREYNIWLHVDGAYCGSVLLSKKYKHLIQGIEKADSFSLNAHKMLGTPLSCSLLLVRDQDMLYNSFSNDAAYLYQTDRDEFNLGKTSLQCGRRNDALKLWTLWKRVGTTGLEQLVNHQFDLADHARNYIENHPDYTLFSFPDSVSVCFNYKGIDAPTLCTALYEQSRLLVGYGSFDGDEFIRLVTVNGQNSIVDIDNFFNTIEDFVQDNQALFGLTDPLVNQDDF; encoded by the coding sequence ATGGCTCGGACGCTGGAACTTTTTCAGCAGTTGGCCAACCTCATGCTTCAAAAAGAAGATCAATACGCGGTCGCTCCTTATTTGCCAGCCTCTGAATTATACGATCAATTGGACCTGAATCTATCCGAAGAACCCATGGCGGATGCGGATTATCAGGAATCATTAAGTCGTTTGTTGGAGTATACACCCAAGACCGCCACCCCGGGATTCTTCAATCAACTCTTTGGAGGCCGAAACCCCGATGCCGTTTTGGGGGATCTCCTGGCCGTAATGCTGAACAACAGTATGTATACCTACAAAGCTGCAGGACCACAGGTGGGTGTGGAGAAGGTGATCATCAACACCTTAAACCGTGTAATCGGCTGGGGTCAGGGAGGTGGTACTTTTGGCCCAGGTGGTTCTATGACGAACCTTATGGGGATGATCATGGCCAGGGACAGCCGTAATCCCAGTGTCCCATTTGATGGCATTAAGAACAAGATGACGGTCTACACCTCGGCCGAATCCCATTACAGCGTTCCCAAGAACGCTGCTTTCTGTGGTATTGGGCGGGAACAGGTACGCTACATCAGCTGCGACGAACAAGGCAGGATACAACCTAAGGCGCTAAAAGATCAGATTGAAAAGGATATTAATGCCGGTTATTTGCCTGTCCTGGTCAATTTGACAGCCGGGACCACCGTCCTGGGCTCGTTTGACCCTATAGAAGAGGTTGCCCAAACCTGCAGGGAGTACAATATCTGGTTACACGTGGATGGAGCCTATTGCGGATCGGTCCTTTTGAGTAAAAAATATAAGCATCTGATCCAGGGCATTGAAAAAGCCGACTCATTTAGCCTTAATGCCCATAAAATGCTAGGCACACCACTCTCCTGTTCCTTGTTGCTGGTAAGAGATCAGGACATGTTGTACAATTCCTTTTCCAACGATGCAGCCTATCTCTATCAGACGGATAGGGACGAATTTAACCTGGGCAAGACCAGTTTGCAATGCGGTAGGCGCAATGACGCACTGAAACTATGGACGCTCTGGAAACGAGTTGGAACCACTGGTCTTGAGCAGTTGGTGAACCATCAATTCGATCTCGCCGATCATGCCAGGAACTACATCGAGAACCACCCGGATTACACCTTATTCAGCTTCCCGGACTCCGTATCGGTCTGTTTTAACTATAAAGGGATCGATGCACCTACCCTGTGTACAGCCCTGTATGAGCAGTCCAGACTTTTGGTGGGATATGGCTCGTTTGATGGGGATGAATTTATTCGCTTAGTTACTGTAAATGGGCAGAATAGCATAGTTGACATCGACAATTTTTTTAATACAATTGAAGACTTCGTTCAGGACAACCAGGCTCTTTTTGGGCTCACTGATCCGCTGGTGAATCAAGACGATTTCTGA
- a CDS encoding DNA topoisomerase IV, with translation MKLTHALFASALIFLLGSCYQTERNCTDFKTGTFQFEALVGTEMLTTTFVRNDSIEIDYFQGKADTSAIRWINDCEYIVKKNNPRNMAEEKAIHMKILSTDGPFYTFEYNVVGQDRKERGTARKVDESQSNRPVDQ, from the coding sequence ATGAAACTCACACACGCTCTATTCGCTTCTGCTCTAATTTTTTTACTGGGCTCCTGTTACCAAACCGAGCGCAATTGTACAGACTTCAAGACCGGAACCTTCCAATTTGAGGCATTAGTGGGCACGGAAATGCTTACCACCACATTTGTGCGCAATGATAGCATCGAAATTGACTATTTCCAAGGAAAAGCAGACACCTCAGCTATTCGTTGGATCAATGATTGCGAGTACATCGTCAAGAAGAATAACCCCAGAAATATGGCCGAGGAGAAAGCCATACATATGAAAATCCTGTCCACAGACGGCCCTTTTTATACTTTCGAATACAATGTGGTGGGACAGGACCGTAAAGAGCGTGGCACCGCCCGCAAAGTGGATGAATCCCAGTCCAATCGGCCTGTCGACCAATAA
- the mscL gene encoding large-conductance mechanosensitive channel protein MscL, whose amino-acid sequence MKQFFNEFKEFAIKGNVVDMAIGIVIGTAFNKVVSVLVKNIISPPLMILTSQLNYEDQKIVLKEATESYGEIAIGYGVFVEAVVDFIIIALAIFLVIKFMNRIRNKAEDPTDVEVKTPKEIELLSRIEALMEEQNKILQQGQKSS is encoded by the coding sequence ATGAAGCAATTCTTCAACGAATTCAAAGAGTTTGCCATCAAAGGCAATGTGGTAGATATGGCCATTGGTATTGTTATTGGTACCGCCTTTAATAAAGTGGTCAGTGTCCTGGTAAAGAATATCATCTCTCCGCCGCTAATGATCCTCACCAGTCAGCTCAACTATGAGGACCAAAAGATCGTTTTAAAGGAGGCAACGGAAAGCTATGGTGAGATCGCCATTGGTTATGGGGTCTTCGTGGAGGCCGTAGTGGATTTTATCATCATTGCCTTGGCGATATTCCTGGTGATCAAATTCATGAATCGTATTCGGAATAAGGCGGAAGATCCAACTGATGTGGAGGTTAAAACTCCCAAGGAGATCGAGTTGCTGTCTCGGATCGAAGCTTTAATGGAAGAGCAGAACAAAATTCTGCAACAGGGTCAGAAATCGTCTTGA